In one Gemmatimonas aurantiaca genomic region, the following are encoded:
- a CDS encoding SMC family ATPase, whose translation MRLHSLHLINFRQHADTRITFDRGLTGIIGPNGSGKSTLLEAIAWALYGNSAARGTKDSIRRLSAEDVRAPVRVELVFELAGHRYRVVRSLSTAECFLDGAEQPIASTVTGVSEFLQRRLGMTRSEFFHTYFTGQKELDVMSALGPAERARFLSRVLGYDRLSTAQESVRERRRTLTAEINGLRQGMADPEAIWRAVSDAEARLAVATVRAAETEQQRATAVALVETLIPQWRDAQAERERLQQLQAERRVTEGELLARARDVERLSRELESMEQAQLQLEPLRAEAGLLRDVRQALDAMEQLATADVRRQTWLDRVRHLADEDARLAERMERLGQAPALEQEATAQVATLREQLTAVEHTLDEQRTAWARDRQEAETRLEALRTQYTDLSAQRTTLEGLGAESPCPTCGRPLGESYLAVLETVREQLETVRLDGNYYKQRVAQLSTAPSIIETQETTRRQLQAEWQNGERRLQRIQAALVEASSIGAQRAELAERLTEATKALADLPTGYDADRHTSLKRDAARLHELETSMARIGAQLERDPELRAEHRRCLATQQTLRERLAEIERAIGAVSVSDAGFASVRESYERADAAARQAELEALTAHGEAKRSRTALDTAEEGRRELARRQDLLDGLERDRRLHDELDRAFTDIRTDLNVQLRPELADIASGFLSELTDGRYKSLEFDEEYRLLVLEDGVRKPVISGGEEDLCNLVLRLAISQMIADRAGQAFSLLILDEVFGSLDEGRRTNVVELLRHLHDRFEQVIVITHIEQVREGLDRVVPVQFDETRRISVVTA comes from the coding sequence GTGCGTCTGCATTCCCTGCACCTGATCAACTTCCGGCAGCACGCCGACACCCGCATCACGTTCGATCGCGGATTGACCGGCATCATCGGTCCCAACGGCTCCGGCAAGAGTACGCTGCTGGAAGCGATTGCCTGGGCGCTCTACGGCAACAGCGCAGCCCGTGGCACCAAAGACTCCATCCGCCGATTGAGCGCCGAAGACGTGCGTGCGCCCGTCCGTGTGGAACTCGTGTTCGAGCTGGCGGGACATCGCTATCGTGTCGTGCGTTCGCTCTCCACCGCCGAATGTTTTCTCGATGGTGCCGAACAGCCCATCGCGAGCACGGTGACGGGGGTTTCGGAGTTCTTGCAGCGACGGCTCGGCATGACGCGCAGCGAGTTCTTCCACACCTACTTCACGGGGCAGAAGGAACTCGATGTCATGAGCGCGCTCGGGCCGGCCGAACGCGCGCGCTTTCTCTCCCGCGTGCTGGGCTACGATCGACTCAGTACCGCGCAGGAGTCGGTCCGTGAGCGCCGACGGACCCTCACCGCGGAGATCAATGGGTTGCGGCAGGGCATGGCCGATCCCGAGGCGATCTGGCGGGCGGTCAGTGATGCCGAAGCACGCCTGGCCGTGGCCACGGTCCGGGCCGCGGAAACGGAGCAGCAGCGTGCCACCGCCGTGGCCTTGGTGGAGACGCTCATTCCACAGTGGCGTGATGCGCAGGCCGAACGGGAACGTCTGCAGCAACTGCAGGCCGAGCGCCGCGTCACCGAAGGTGAACTGCTGGCACGGGCCCGCGATGTCGAACGCCTGTCGCGTGAGCTCGAGAGCATGGAGCAGGCGCAGCTGCAGCTCGAACCGCTGCGTGCCGAGGCGGGGCTGTTGCGCGATGTGCGGCAGGCGCTCGACGCCATGGAACAACTGGCCACCGCCGACGTGCGTCGTCAGACCTGGCTCGATCGGGTGCGGCATCTTGCCGACGAGGACGCGCGTCTGGCGGAGCGTATGGAACGATTGGGGCAGGCCCCGGCGCTGGAGCAGGAAGCCACCGCGCAGGTCGCGACGTTGCGTGAGCAGCTCACGGCGGTGGAGCACACGCTCGACGAACAGCGCACCGCCTGGGCCCGGGATCGCCAGGAAGCCGAGACACGCCTCGAGGCGCTGCGCACCCAATACACCGATCTCTCGGCGCAGCGCACCACGCTGGAGGGACTGGGAGCGGAAAGCCCCTGTCCCACCTGCGGGCGTCCACTCGGGGAGAGTTATCTCGCGGTGCTCGAAACCGTGCGCGAGCAACTCGAGACCGTGCGGCTCGATGGCAACTACTACAAACAGCGTGTGGCGCAGTTGTCCACGGCGCCATCGATCATCGAGACGCAGGAAACGACACGACGGCAGCTGCAGGCGGAATGGCAGAACGGCGAACGGCGGTTGCAGCGTATCCAGGCGGCGCTGGTGGAAGCCTCCTCGATCGGCGCGCAGCGCGCGGAGCTGGCCGAGCGACTGACCGAGGCCACGAAGGCGCTGGCCGATCTGCCGACGGGGTATGATGCGGACCGCCACACCTCGCTCAAACGGGATGCCGCGCGGTTGCACGAACTCGAAACGAGTATGGCACGTATCGGTGCACAACTCGAACGCGATCCGGAACTGCGCGCGGAACACCGACGCTGTCTCGCCACGCAGCAGACGTTGCGCGAACGTCTGGCGGAGATCGAGCGGGCCATCGGTGCGGTCAGCGTCAGCGACGCGGGTTTTGCGTCCGTGCGGGAGAGTTACGAACGTGCCGATGCGGCGGCCCGTCAGGCGGAGCTGGAAGCCCTCACGGCGCATGGAGAGGCGAAACGTTCGCGGACGGCGCTCGATACGGCCGAGGAGGGGCGGCGCGAACTGGCGCGTCGTCAGGATCTGCTGGATGGACTCGAACGCGATCGCCGGTTGCACGATGAACTGGATCGTGCGTTCACCGACATCCGCACCGATCTCAATGTGCAGCTGCGACCGGAACTGGCCGACATCGCGTCAGGGTTTCTCTCCGAACTCACCGACGGTCGCTACAAGTCGCTGGAGTTCGACGAGGAATACCGGCTGCTCGTGCTGGAGGACGGCGTCCGGAAACCGGTGATTTCCGGCGGCGAGGAGGACCTCTGCAATCTCGTGCTGCGTCTGGCGATCTCGCAGATGATCGCCGATCGTGCGGGGCAGGCATTCTCGCTGCTCATTCTCGACGAGGTGTTCGGTTCACTCGACGAGGGACGGCGCACCAACGTGGTGGAATTGTTGCGTCATCTGCACGATCGGTTCGAGCAGGTCATCGTCATCACGCACATCGAGCAGGTGCGGGAAGGGCTCGATCGTGTGGTGCCGGTCCAGTTCGACGAGACGCGGCGGATCAGTGTCGTGACAGCCTGA
- a CDS encoding PEP-CTERM sorting domain-containing protein, giving the protein MRFTRILFASAVVLAPAMTASAQSWSSNVTPANNGGQFWDNKSTDGTYCNIGYVLNKTAGSSSNKACANQRPGNWLPYAGDKPTHYLNNGSGGYQKFTFAEGTYTFALLPGAKPGGDIAGENTSWGYYTGSGSGVSRFDLSTNAELNSIGATTVTFESIWGLWVQLVDGSYAYSGNSSDKQFALFAFNNDGSFSGNTLNYAYDSHYIMGLEDTRDFTEAKTCLKYKTDWRGKPTSTCKEWSTPKSWKSDWDYNDIAFQITTPGKSISTVPEPSTYALMAAGLGALFMAARRRRRNG; this is encoded by the coding sequence ATGCGTTTCACGCGTATCCTGTTCGCCTCGGCGGTGGTGCTGGCGCCGGCCATGACCGCTTCCGCACAGTCCTGGAGCAGTAACGTGACCCCCGCGAACAACGGTGGCCAGTTCTGGGACAACAAGTCGACCGACGGCACCTACTGCAATATCGGGTATGTCCTGAACAAGACGGCCGGTTCGTCGAGCAACAAGGCCTGCGCGAACCAGCGCCCGGGCAACTGGCTGCCGTATGCGGGTGACAAGCCCACGCACTACCTGAACAACGGCAGTGGCGGCTATCAGAAGTTCACGTTCGCCGAAGGCACTTATACGTTTGCCCTGCTGCCGGGCGCGAAGCCGGGTGGTGACATCGCGGGCGAGAACACCAGCTGGGGCTACTACACCGGCTCCGGGAGCGGTGTCTCACGGTTCGACCTGAGCACCAACGCGGAACTCAACAGCATCGGTGCCACGACGGTCACCTTCGAATCGATCTGGGGCCTCTGGGTGCAGCTGGTCGACGGCAGCTATGCCTACTCGGGCAACTCGAGCGACAAGCAGTTCGCGCTCTTTGCCTTCAACAACGACGGCAGCTTCTCCGGCAACACGCTGAACTACGCCTACGACTCCCACTACATCATGGGTCTCGAGGACACGCGGGATTTCACCGAAGCCAAAACCTGCCTGAAGTACAAGACCGATTGGCGGGGCAAGCCGACCAGCACGTGCAAGGAGTGGAGCACGCCGAAGTCCTGGAAGAGCGATTGGGACTACAACGACATCGCCTTCCAGATCACGACGCCGGGCAAGTCGATATCGACCGTGCCGGAGCCGAGCACCTACGCGCTGATGGCCGCCGGCCTGGGAGCGCTGTTCATGGCGGCGCGTCGCCGTCGCCGCAACGGCTGA
- a CDS encoding GNAT family N-acetyltransferase has protein sequence MTSVSPRPSRSLQSIRGPEVATIDEIPQLNEVFAEAFTERYRKDGMVGVRVPPLSTAIWRYAIEDAGEGALCWRDASGRIIAFNMVHQSGTEGWMGPLCVAPGHQGAGLGKVMVQTGMQWLRLRGASVIGLETMPRTMENIGFYSHLGFVPGRLTVTLTLEATTAEHPPQLLSRCSSQQKVAVVEACRALTAQVMPGYDFTREIELTDKHALGDTVIIGSLEEPDGFALCHSAPLVDGRTRDELRVLKLVLARQANLPRLIGALTDLARRTGTRRLAVRLQGDYPDAYRALIALRARVRWTDLRMSVYGWSELPPADGMVLSNWEI, from the coding sequence ATGACCAGCGTCAGTCCCCGCCCCTCGCGCAGCCTCCAGTCCATCCGTGGTCCGGAGGTCGCGACGATCGACGAGATCCCCCAGCTCAACGAGGTCTTCGCCGAGGCCTTCACGGAGCGGTATCGCAAGGATGGCATGGTGGGTGTGCGGGTGCCGCCCCTGAGCACCGCCATCTGGCGCTATGCCATCGAAGACGCGGGGGAGGGCGCGCTGTGCTGGCGCGATGCGTCCGGGCGCATCATCGCCTTCAACATGGTGCACCAGTCGGGCACCGAAGGCTGGATGGGTCCTCTCTGCGTGGCGCCCGGGCACCAGGGGGCGGGCCTGGGCAAGGTCATGGTGCAGACCGGCATGCAGTGGCTGCGTCTCCGCGGCGCATCGGTCATCGGCCTCGAGACCATGCCCCGCACCATGGAGAACATCGGCTTCTACTCGCATCTCGGATTCGTACCGGGACGTCTCACGGTCACGCTCACTCTCGAAGCCACCACGGCCGAGCACCCGCCGCAATTGCTGTCGCGTTGTTCATCGCAGCAGAAGGTGGCCGTGGTGGAGGCCTGTCGCGCACTCACCGCGCAGGTGATGCCGGGATACGATTTCACGCGCGAAATCGAACTCACGGACAAACACGCCCTGGGCGACACGGTCATCATCGGCTCGCTCGAGGAACCGGACGGATTTGCGCTCTGTCATTCGGCGCCACTCGTGGACGGTCGCACGCGCGACGAACTGCGGGTGCTCAAGCTCGTGCTGGCGCGGCAGGCCAATCTGCCGCGATTGATCGGCGCGCTCACCGACCTGGCGCGACGTACCGGCACTCGGCGCCTCGCGGTACGGTTGCAGGGCGATTACCCCGATGCCTATCGCGCGTTGATCGCGTTGCGCGCGCGTGTCCGATGGACCGACCTGCGTATGAGCGTCTACGGCTGGAGCGAACTGCCGCCGGCCGATGGCATGGTGCTCTCGAACTGGGAGATCTGA
- a CDS encoding 6-carboxytetrahydropterin synthase, whose protein sequence is MPIVTVTRRLRFNAAHRVHNPALSDAENARLFGKCNNPNWHGHNYTLDVSVRGPVDERTGYVIDLGVLRGIVEREVLDHTDHRNFNLDVPYMRDINPTTENIIVAMWRVLAPAIAPATLQRLRLWETENNYVDYSGE, encoded by the coding sequence ATGCCCATTGTCACCGTGACCCGGCGTCTGCGTTTCAACGCGGCGCATCGTGTCCACAACCCGGCGCTCTCCGACGCGGAAAACGCGCGACTGTTCGGCAAGTGCAACAATCCGAACTGGCACGGGCACAATTACACGCTCGATGTGTCCGTGCGCGGGCCGGTGGATGAACGCACGGGGTATGTGATCGATCTGGGCGTATTGCGGGGCATCGTCGAACGCGAAGTGCTCGACCACACCGATCACCGCAATTTCAATCTCGATGTCCCGTACATGCGGGACATCAATCCCACGACGGAAAACATCATCGTCGCCATGTGGCGCGTGCTGGCGCCGGCGATCGCGCCCGCCACGTTGCAGCGGCTGCGACTCTGGGAGACCGAGAACAATTATGTCGACTATTCGGGGGAGTGA
- the folE gene encoding GTP cyclohydrolase I FolE: MPLTGPCTAEFEQIVRRQLELVGEDPTRDGLLKTPGRVARSMAWLTRGYDLDPRSVIGDALFEEDHENMVMVRDIEMYSMCEHHMLPFFGKVHIAYIPDGRIVGLSKLPRVVEVFARRLQVQERLGEQIANALVEVLQPKGVGVVIEAVHLCMMMRGVEKQNSRTITSSLRGVFRDDAKTRSEFLRLAHPSAHA; this comes from the coding sequence ATGCCGCTCACCGGCCCCTGCACGGCGGAGTTCGAGCAGATCGTCCGCCGGCAGCTCGAACTCGTCGGGGAGGACCCCACCCGCGACGGGTTACTCAAAACTCCCGGCCGCGTGGCGCGCTCCATGGCCTGGCTCACGCGGGGGTACGATCTCGATCCACGCTCCGTGATCGGCGATGCGCTGTTCGAGGAAGACCACGAGAACATGGTGATGGTGCGTGATATCGAGATGTACTCGATGTGCGAACACCACATGCTGCCGTTTTTCGGCAAGGTCCACATCGCCTACATCCCCGACGGCAGGATCGTCGGTCTCAGCAAGCTGCCCCGCGTCGTGGAAGTGTTCGCGCGCCGGTTGCAGGTGCAGGAGCGCCTGGGGGAACAGATCGCCAACGCGCTGGTGGAGGTCCTGCAGCCCAAGGGTGTCGGCGTGGTGATCGAGGCCGTGCATCTCTGCATGATGATGCGCGGCGTGGAGAAGCAGAACTCGCGCACCATCACCTCGTCGTTGCGCGGCGTGTTCCGCGACGATGCCAAGACCCGCAGCGAATTCCTCCGTCTGGCCCACCCCTCGGCGCACGCCTGA
- a CDS encoding SDR family oxidoreductase: MAHQAIPALTGRRALVTGASRGIGRAVARALGAAGATVHLLARSRTALEAVAAEISTAEGPAQMPDQLPAHVPAHVHVGDVTDPVSMNRLLEELQTAKHLPDILVSNAGLFPLAAVSDTDPALFEQTLQVNLIGPFRVLHALLPALRAAGRGDIVTIGSVSDRHIFGGNGAYAASKFGARALHEVLRTELAGSGVRCTLISPAATDTPIWDPIDPDNTPGFPPRAAMLRADDVADAVLWALTRPAHVNIDELRLSRT; encoded by the coding sequence ATGGCACACCAGGCGATCCCTGCGCTGACCGGGCGGCGCGCACTCGTGACCGGCGCTTCGCGCGGCATCGGGCGGGCGGTGGCCCGTGCACTGGGCGCCGCCGGTGCCACCGTGCATTTGCTGGCGCGTTCACGAACGGCACTCGAGGCGGTGGCGGCGGAAATCAGTACCGCCGAGGGGCCTGCGCAGATGCCTGATCAGCTGCCCGCGCATGTGCCGGCCCATGTGCACGTCGGTGACGTGACGGATCCCGTGTCGATGAACCGTCTGCTGGAGGAACTGCAGACGGCGAAGCATCTCCCCGATATTCTCGTCAGCAACGCGGGGCTGTTTCCGCTCGCCGCCGTGAGCGACACGGATCCGGCGCTGTTCGAGCAGACACTTCAGGTCAATCTCATCGGACCCTTTCGTGTGCTGCATGCGCTGCTGCCGGCGCTCCGTGCAGCGGGACGTGGTGACATCGTGACCATCGGGTCGGTATCCGACCGGCACATCTTCGGAGGCAATGGCGCCTATGCCGCCTCGAAGTTCGGAGCCCGCGCCCTGCACGAAGTCTTGCGCACCGAACTCGCCGGCAGTGGTGTACGCTGTACGCTCATCTCACCGGCCGCCACCGACACGCCCATCTGGGATCCCATCGATCCCGACAACACGCCGGGTTTCCCGCCCCGCGCCGCCATGCTGCGCGCCGACGACGTGGCCGATGCCGTACTGTGGGCTCTCACACGCCCCGCGCACGTCAACATCGACGAGCTGCGGTTGAGCCGGACCTGA